Proteins encoded together in one Mannheimia haemolytica window:
- the fes gene encoding Ferric enterobactin esterase, producing MKKTTACILTFLVSSVLYADNITIELKQNDFVQGKLIQKAQQPLSLSIIFPDQSSRLLAQNVFGEQDFMFKSEQNGTATFSILANGATVSDQDFTLTIERHMPISAQIALPKMIENTQLEELSQKIAKNPEKQTALINDFWDKVKQAGTPLIEPLDEQQSRVTFLWRGAQHNVRIWGGVSTEHDFMQRFGETDIWYKSYIVPNDTLVEYKLAPDVPTLPVDEYTQRRALLATAQSDPLNKMPYFEKSEQNLHNTDRFNYYSLVKLAKAPTQPYLLEELNISKGTMRELIFDSAKLGNKRRLFVYLPENFSAENTYPVLYLFDGVEYTERVPTKTILDNMIAQKVIPPTVAVFIENPSSESRRVELPANPIFTQVLAEELVPFVEKQLNISAKERIIGGSSYGGLSSAYTVLNYPNVFSKALILSGSFWWKPKGTPSEQSHYIAQQFIQKEKLPLCFFISAGFYESGKSTILETSRHLKDVLLAKGYPVTYIEQSTSHGYLAWQGLISDGLKALLGSNKCSSN from the coding sequence ATGAAAAAAACGACCGCTTGTATTCTTACTTTTTTGGTTTCATCTGTGCTTTATGCTGACAATATAACCATTGAGCTTAAGCAGAATGACTTTGTGCAAGGCAAATTGATTCAGAAAGCTCAACAGCCACTTTCGTTATCGATTATTTTTCCTGACCAAAGCTCTCGCCTACTGGCTCAAAATGTCTTTGGTGAACAAGATTTTATGTTTAAATCAGAACAAAACGGCACGGCAACTTTTTCTATTCTAGCGAATGGAGCAACCGTTTCAGACCAAGATTTCACCTTAACGATTGAACGGCATATGCCAATCTCGGCACAAATTGCCCTACCTAAAATGATTGAGAATACACAGCTTGAAGAACTCAGCCAGAAAATTGCAAAAAATCCGGAAAAACAGACCGCTTTAATTAACGATTTTTGGGATAAAGTAAAACAAGCCGGCACACCATTGATTGAACCATTGGACGAACAGCAAAGCCGTGTCACTTTTTTATGGCGTGGAGCTCAGCACAATGTTCGCATTTGGGGCGGAGTGAGTACTGAACACGATTTTATGCAACGCTTTGGTGAAACGGATATATGGTATAAAAGTTATATAGTGCCCAATGACACTTTAGTGGAATACAAATTAGCTCCAGATGTGCCGACATTGCCCGTTGATGAATATACCCAACGTAGAGCCTTACTTGCAACAGCACAATCCGATCCGCTGAACAAAATGCCCTACTTTGAAAAAAGTGAGCAAAATCTACACAATACAGATAGATTTAACTACTATTCGCTTGTTAAATTAGCAAAAGCCCCAACTCAGCCTTATCTGCTCGAGGAACTCAATATCTCCAAAGGCACAATGCGAGAATTGATTTTTGATAGTGCGAAACTTGGAAATAAACGCCGATTATTTGTCTATTTGCCTGAGAATTTTAGTGCGGAAAACACTTATCCCGTTCTCTACCTGTTTGATGGTGTAGAATATACCGAACGTGTGCCGACAAAAACGATTTTAGATAATATGATCGCTCAGAAAGTGATTCCGCCTACTGTAGCGGTGTTTATCGAAAACCCATCGAGTGAATCAAGACGAGTTGAGCTCCCTGCGAATCCAATATTTACGCAAGTATTAGCAGAAGAACTCGTGCCTTTTGTTGAAAAACAGCTCAATATAAGTGCAAAGGAGCGAATTATTGGCGGCTCTAGCTATGGCGGGTTATCCTCTGCCTATACAGTACTCAACTACCCCAATGTATTTAGTAAAGCATTGATTCTATCCGGCTCATTTTGGTGGAAACCCAAAGGCACTCCTAGTGAACAAAGCCACTATATTGCTCAACAATTTATCCAAAAAGAAAAATTACCGCTCTGCTTTTTCATCAGTGCGGGTTTTTATGAAAGCGGGAAATCAACTATTTTAGAAACTTCTCGCCATTTAAAAGATGTTTTACTCGCTAAAGGTTATCCGGTTACTTATATTGAACAATCAACCTCTCACGGCTATTTAGCTTGGCAAGGGCTTATTAGTGACGGGTTAAAAGCATTACTGGGTAGCAATAAATGCAGCTCAAATTAA
- a CDS encoding selenium metabolism protein YedF — translation MKYVLDLTGYACPLPLLMAKKAMNDLKKGDSLEILLNQQSSLTDFELLATEQSWLCELQAVENRVIFTIA, via the coding sequence ATGAAATATGTTTTAGATTTAACCGGCTATGCTTGCCCCTTGCCGTTATTGATGGCAAAAAAAGCGATGAACGATCTTAAAAAGGGCGATAGCTTGGAAATTTTACTCAATCAGCAGAGCAGTCTTACCGATTTTGAGCTACTTGCCACAGAGCAAAGCTGGCTTTGTGAGCTACAAGCGGTCGAAAATCGGGTGATTTTTACCATTGCTTAA
- a CDS encoding Uncharacterized conserved protein yields the protein MQQLEPQTFASWAEPIDMLYACHSKVKSFCKQLQILPDYLEKNGVNQAVKNDVQQILNYFNISAPLHHEDEEDDFFPELIKVQPQAQAEVDELERQHVHLHKNWDDLSAQLEDLLAGKRENVDRDLIERFVAGYDVHIAIEEPLFELGREHLAQDKLSAMGKVMADRRKL from the coding sequence ATGCAACAACTTGAACCACAAACCTTTGCAAGCTGGGCAGAGCCGATCGATATGCTTTATGCTTGCCACAGCAAAGTAAAAAGTTTCTGCAAACAGCTACAAATTTTGCCGGATTACCTTGAGAAAAACGGGGTAAACCAAGCGGTCAAGAATGATGTGCAGCAGATTTTGAACTACTTCAACATTTCTGCCCCTTTACATCACGAAGATGAAGAAGATGATTTCTTCCCTGAGCTTATTAAGGTGCAACCACAAGCTCAAGCAGAGGTGGACGAACTGGAACGCCAGCACGTTCATTTACATAAAAATTGGGACGATTTGTCGGCACAGCTTGAAGATCTGCTCGCAGGCAAACGTGAAAATGTGGATAGAGACTTAATTGAGCGTTTTGTGGCAGGTTATGATGTGCATATTGCGATTGAAGAGCCACTCTTTGAGCTTGGGCGGGAGCATTTAGCTCAAGATAAATTATCGGCTATGGGCAAAGTAATGGCAGACCGCCGTAAACTTTAA
- the tgt gene encoding Queuine tRNA-ribosyltransferase, whose protein sequence is MKYELKTTSGNARRGRLTFNRPKGEFHVETPAFMPVGTYGTVKGMTPEEVKATGAQILLGNTFHLWLRPGQEVMKMHGDLHDFMQWHGPILTDSGGFQVFSLGKLRKIKEEGVTFQNPISGEKIFLSPEKSMEIQYDLGSDIVMIFDECTPYPATFDYAKKSMEMSLRWAKRSRDRFDELENPNALFGIIQGGIYEELRKVSVEKLVEIGFDGYAVGGLAVGEPKEDMHRILEYVCPQIPADKPRYLMGVGKPEDLVEGVRRGIDMFDCVMPTRNARNGHLFVTNGIVKIRNAKYRNDITPLDPECDCYTCKNYTKAYLYHLDKCGEILGARLNTIHNLRYYQRLMAEIRQAIEEDRFDDFVVEFYARIGKEVPPLQSEVNGQK, encoded by the coding sequence ATGAAGTACGAATTAAAAACAACAAGTGGTAACGCTCGTCGTGGGCGTTTAACTTTTAACCGCCCGAAAGGCGAATTTCACGTTGAAACACCGGCATTTATGCCTGTTGGCACTTATGGCACGGTAAAAGGTATGACTCCTGAAGAAGTGAAAGCGACAGGGGCACAAATTTTATTAGGTAACACCTTCCATTTATGGTTACGACCGGGGCAAGAAGTGATGAAAATGCACGGTGATTTGCACGATTTTATGCAATGGCACGGTCCGATTTTAACCGATTCCGGCGGTTTCCAAGTTTTTAGCTTAGGCAAACTGCGTAAAATTAAAGAAGAAGGCGTAACCTTCCAAAACCCGATTAGCGGTGAGAAAATTTTCCTTTCGCCGGAAAAATCAATGGAGATCCAATACGATCTTGGTTCAGACATTGTTATGATTTTTGATGAATGTACCCCTTATCCGGCAACCTTTGATTATGCGAAAAAATCAATGGAAATGTCGCTACGTTGGGCGAAACGTTCTCGTGATCGCTTTGATGAGCTTGAAAACCCGAATGCGTTATTTGGGATTATTCAAGGTGGTATTTATGAAGAACTCCGCAAAGTCTCGGTGGAAAAATTAGTCGAAATCGGTTTTGACGGCTATGCAGTCGGTGGTTTGGCGGTAGGCGAACCGAAAGAAGATATGCACCGTATTTTAGAATACGTTTGCCCACAAATTCCGGCAGATAAACCACGTTATTTAATGGGCGTAGGTAAGCCAGAAGATTTAGTCGAAGGGGTTCGCCGTGGCATTGATATGTTTGACTGCGTAATGCCAACCCGCAATGCCCGTAACGGACATTTATTTGTGACCAACGGCATTGTGAAAATCCGTAATGCGAAATACCGTAACGATATTACACCTTTAGATCCTGAATGTGATTGCTACACTTGCAAAAACTATACTAAGGCCTATTTATATCACCTAGACAAATGTGGCGAAATTCTAGGGGCAAGACTAAACACCATTCATAATTTACGCTACTATCAACGCTTAATGGCAGAAATTCGTCAAGCGATCGAAGAAGATCGTTTTGATGATTTTGTGGTGGAATTTTATGCTCGAATTGGCAAAGAAGTGCCACCTTTACAATCTGAAGTAAACGGTCAGAAATAA
- the yceB gene encoding Uncharacterized lipoprotein yceB precursor — protein MKILHKFAAVCVASMAMLSANGNLLSISEQEINDYLATKLAEKIPLQDKVGVPHLFELDYHLHSLTSQIGRTEEKKVAISGVVDGLLKAKGKKYDASIQLNMDTTPYYDPQKGALFLKDVRLLSWSATPAKYQAELQMFLPVLADGLNSFLNSTPVYTLDENKAKEAMVKKFGKAIVVENGNIKLETAIF, from the coding sequence ATGAAAATTTTACATAAATTCGCTGCTGTATGCGTTGCCTCAATGGCTATGCTCTCTGCTAACGGTAATTTACTCAGCATTAGCGAGCAAGAAATCAACGACTATTTAGCCACCAAATTAGCTGAAAAAATCCCTTTACAGGATAAAGTGGGCGTTCCGCATTTATTTGAATTGGATTACCATCTGCATTCGCTGACAAGCCAAATTGGTAGAACCGAAGAGAAAAAAGTGGCTATTTCCGGTGTTGTTGATGGGCTTTTAAAAGCGAAAGGCAAGAAATATGATGCGTCTATCCAGTTAAATATGGATACCACGCCTTATTACGATCCACAAAAAGGGGCATTATTTCTTAAAGATGTCAGATTGTTAAGCTGGTCTGCGACACCGGCTAAATATCAAGCAGAACTGCAAATGTTTTTGCCGGTATTGGCTGATGGATTAAATAGTTTTTTAAACAGCACGCCTGTTTATACTTTAGATGAGAATAAAGCAAAAGAAGCAATGGTGAAAAAGTTCGGCAAAGCCATTGTAGTAGAAAATGGTAATATCAAGCTAGAAACTGCTATTTTTTAA
- the cspD gene encoding Cold shock-like protein CspD produces the protein MDIGIVKWFNNVKGFGFITSDVCEGDIFAHFSEIQAEGYRSLKVGQKVQFELVQGERGASASNITPISEKTL, from the coding sequence ATGGATATCGGTATTGTTAAATGGTTTAACAATGTAAAAGGATTTGGTTTTATTACATCGGATGTATGTGAAGGAGATATTTTTGCTCATTTTTCTGAAATTCAAGCAGAAGGTTATCGCTCTTTAAAAGTCGGCCAAAAAGTACAGTTTGAATTAGTTCAAGGAGAGCGAGGTGCCTCAGCCTCAAATATCACGCCTATAAGCGAAAAAACGTTATAA